The genomic segment AAATTTCTAGGCGGCGTCCAACTCTCTGGAGAGACAGGCATCACTAGGACGTAGCATTTGGGTACCTCCATCTTCATGTGCTCTCCAACATATCTATCAACCAATTAAGAAGCACTCTATTGACTTACAGGTGGTATCTATCCTCAACTTCCGATAATTTCAAAGAATATCTATGATCCTATCCCAAACATCCTCGTCAAGCTCTGGGATTCTGACGACATTCCGCTCAAACCAACTGCGTTCAAACTCCTGCCTATTGCCTTCCGTCTCTCGATATATGGGCAACTCCCAATCCTCGGGCATGATCTTCCTTCCATAATCGTTTTCTTCCAGCTCGACGTCCATAGCTTGATTCGTCTGTTGGACCTTACTCCAGAACGGCAGGTGCTTTTCGAGGCCAAGGGCACCCAGCAACGCAGCAAGCTTCTCGCCAGCACTTCCTCGCTCCTTGGCGAGGATAGAAAGGGTCTCGAAGTACTCCTTCGTTGTCGCGGCGTCCCCTCTTTCCACAATATTGAGAAGCAGCTTGGTCCAGTGCGTAATCAACACCGGATCGAGCGTGCCCTCGAGCATTCTGAACTCGATGGTTCCCTTCGCTCGCGGGTCATTGCTCGGCTTCGTAAAATCCGACTTGAGCGCGCCAAAGGCGGTACCGCCCTTGCACCCACGGAACGGGGCGAGCTGGGCTAGAAGGGCGGCGAGACTATTCGTAGCCCAGAGCTTGGCTAGCTGACCGCGTAGCTTTCGGGGCAAGTCGTTCATGGGGACATTGGCCTCTAGATCCAAGAGCACATTGGCCATGCCTGCCTGGAGGGGGATACTTCTCGACTTGTCACCTGCGTCCTCGAATACAAACGCTGCGGTGTAGTCGGGCAAATCCTCGGCCTTTGCGACAGCCGCTTCGAGGTGTAGAGGCTCCGTCATGGGATTCCACTGCCTCGACGGATGAACGAGGGTGTATAGAATCGGATCAGCAATCATAATCAGGGTGGCGATACGCTTCAAGCTGCGCAGTGAAAAGCCTCGAACGCTACCTACGTGAACGTGGAGGCCGCAACTGATGTCCAGCATCGGCCGAAGCCCGCCGCGGAGAATCCTCAACACGTCGACAATCTTGCCGAAATCTTTGGGCGAATCACGCAAGATGGGACTGGACATTTCTATCCCGATGTGTCCAGCGTACCCCTTTTCACCGGAAGCCCAGTCTGAAAGGCTTGGATCTCTCTCAATGTACCAGCACTGGAACATCGCGAGGACATCTTCGAAGAAGTGGAGGTGGCAGCCCGCGGCGTCTGCAACGGACTGTATCCCGGGGATCGAGACCTCACCCTCGAATTTGTCTTGGAGGTCAAAGACGGTGTCGAACGTGGCGCCAAAGTGACCGGCGTCGCAGAGCAGCCTCTCTAAATATTTCGCTGATTCATCGTGGGCCTGGCCGCGCTCGTCTTTGGGCTGAGTGCCGAGGTATTTATCCATCAGGTCAGCCAGCTCATCGCGCTCGTCCTGTGTAGTGGGCTTGCTCGGACTTGGGATGACATACGGGGTGAAGTGGTCGTAGACCCAGCGCTGGTCTTTGATGCCTTTGCCAGTATACTTGGTGTTGGTGAAAGGAACGAGGAACTCGAGCTCGATGCCAAAGGTGTACGGGGACAAGTCTTTTTCGTCTTCGAGGTTGATGGCGGGTTTGCGAAGGCGGTGGCTGTCGAGTTCTGGAACGAATGGGTTCCGGCCCAGAGGTTCGTAATATGCTGCTTGTACGTGGAGGTTAATATCTTCAAGAAATTGAGTCGTCGTGTACGAACCAGAGAAACCAAACGTAGAGATGGGTAGCTTCAGCTGTCCAACCACACGTTCTACTTGATCCTCAGTTTCGTTCAGGCAAAAGTTGATGATGCCGTGACATACCTTGATCCAGTTCTCGATGGCGGCAGAGTCCAATGTGCCAGCGTGCTGAGAAAAACCTATGGTTTTCTTCGTAGGGTCTTTGTCAAGGAGTCCGGAAAAGTCGTAGGCGCCAGGGAAGATGCCTGCTTGACCTTTCCAGTCCCTGACGTGGATTTCGGTGCCACTAATGATATCATTGAAGCTTTCGGCGGTATCGACGCGGACGATAGCTTCGTTTTCAATGTCTAGCCCGCGGATAGATGGTGGTTCGAGCATGTTGACCTTGTTAGCAGTTGGTAAACCACGGGTGAAGAAGGCCTCGGTGGGCTCGCCGCGCCATTCGGCATCAGAAAGGAAGGCGTGCAGATCGGTGCTGAACATACGTGCAAACTCAAGACCAGGAGCTACTAGTGAGCCTGGTCCACAGTATGGCGCATGTAGATCGTTCAGGCAAGGTGAGGCGAACCATAGAAAGTTGAGGATACGACGGACTTCTGGGAGGGTGAAGTCTCCCTCCTTGGGCTTGACATCAACGCGGAGGCGCGGAATCTCGTTCAAGGCGATGGTGAGGTTCCTCGAGACTTTGAGAGCGGAACAAATTGAAATGATTATTGCCGAAGTCTGCGGGATCATAGGCATTAGCGGAGAATGAATACGGGCGAGGTGCCATCTGGGGGACCCAAGTATGTTGAGCTCTTGCTCGTCCAACGAGACATTCCAAACACCTGGATCAGGGTCCTGATGGTTTCCAGCACCATCTGTGGTCCCGATTGATGTAGGTAGATCTATCTGGTGGAGACCGTTGGCAATGATTCGGGCTAGATCTTGTCGTTCTTCTTCGATCACACTTTCGTAGATTATACGGTCCACAACGCTGGCATTTGGAGACCGACATGCTGCCAGTGACGATGCCTCCTTATCGGAACGTTGAACGAGGAATTGAAGCACAAAGCTGATCTTCAGCTGTCGGTTGCCACTGGCTTGCTGGAGCCTGTCCATTTTCTTCAGTTCCTTAGTTTCCTTGTTGTAAGTTTGTTGTTTAGGGATACTCTCGAGTTTTGGTTGTCGTGTTGTGATCTTGTTTGTTTGCTGTTGTCCAGAAATCTTTGGTTATCTACATCTATCATGAAAAATGTTTTTTTTTATGAGGACTTGTCTGTGATATTTATCGAACACCATGATGTAGTTTCCAGCACTTCCAATTCTTGGTGCCCAGGTTCCAGCGAATCGCAACAATTGGACTTGTCGCTTTGTGATAATTGCACAAAGACATCGTTCCATTGGACAAAGTGCAATTGATTTGTTAAAGAACTGACAAGGACATATTGAAAGTGCTCCATTTTGAGAACAGCTGCCCTATGATACAATTCCTTGTCGTTGAGTGACCGTTGACCTCGGTCAATCCGGTGTAGCATTTCGGTGAGTTCGGTGAGGCCATCGGTACCTGTGTGGGGCCTTTCGCGCTAAGCCCTTTTGGAGCTGGACCTGGGTCGGGAAACGCCGACCTGATTTTTCTGACGCGCCCTGCTGCTCTCCAATGCAATTCCAACGCGATCCACATCTCACAATCGGTGCAGCGCTCCCCTTCCAGCCTCAACACCACGGATACTTCCATCGGCGCGCAACGAGGCATCCGGCGATACAGCTCCACACACACCCAACTTCAGTCGTCAGATTTCCACGAAACGCCAATTCGCGTTTGCGCGTGCTAAACGATTGCCCCGATCGGCGCAATCTCGTCTCGTCTCGTCTCTCCCTCGAAGTGTTCCCGGCCACTTCTCTGCCGCCCATCGTCTTGCGACAACCTGCCATGACCCATTGGGTCTCATAGTCTCCTACCATGGACGCCCGACCGAAGCCCCAGGCGTTTCTCTCTACCTATGCGCCTCGAATCCGGGCCTACAACAACTCTCTCCTGACCCCGAACGTTGCCAGCGCTCCGACCACGACCAACTCCCGGGTGACAAAGCGCGGCACAACCATCATCAACTACGCGGAAGACGGCTACGATGAAAtcgacgatgacgaggacAGCGGCCGCCGTCGTCCTACCGGCCTACGCAGCCTGAGAAGACAGGACGATTCGGCAATCAGCCAGGATCTGCTGGACAAGGCTGGAAAGGACACGGACGAGCCCGTCGAAGTACAGGGCATCTGGAGAGATTGGTTCGGCAAGGGACGCCAGGTGCGAAATGACCAACAGAACTCGGCGCAAGCAGATCTGCCTTTGACCTTGATCCCCATCCGGATCGAGCTCGATATTCCGTCCTTCTTGCCCCAGGTCGCCTTTCCTTCGGCGCCTCACACCGTCGACACATCTCTCCCGCAATACCGAGCGCAAGAAATGACGCCGCCCTACCGGCTCCGCGATACCTTCCTTTGGAACCTGCACGAGACGGTCATCACGACTGAACAATTTGCGCAAACATACGTCCAAGACCTCGACTTGCCGAACCGTCACAACCTTATGCTCGATATTGCCAGGCAGATTCGGACCCAGCTTGAGGAATATGCCGGCGTTGCCCTGCATCCCTTGTTCCACGCGCAGTCACAGAACTCTGGAACCAACGACGCGACCAAGTCGAACTCGATGATCAACCAGGACGAGACACCCACGCCTGCCGCGGTGATCAGCCGCTCCGACACTCCAATGCTAAACGGCGGCATTGGAACGCCATCCCGAGTCAAGGACGCAACATCAGCACCAGACGTGACAGCCCACGCAAGCCCTATTCCGGTTGACTCGGACGATTATGACCACGACGACGCCTACCGATGTATTGTCACTCTCAACATCAACCTCCAGTCAGCATTGTACACGGACAAGTTTGAGTGGTCTCTGCTGCACCCCCCGGGCATGCCGGAGGCCTTTGCCAGTCAAACATGCCAAGACCTTGGATTGACAGGCGAGTGGGTTCCTGCCGTCACACACTCCATTTACGAAGCAGTATTGCGCCTGAAGAAAGAGGCCTGCGAAGCGGGTGGACTGGTAATGGGCTGGAACGGAGTCCGCGAGTTCCCCAACGATGCCACGGCTGGAGCTGACGCCGGATGGCGCTACGATCCGGAGAATCTGGCCGATCCCTGGGAGCCCAAGGTCGAGATCCTCAGCAAGGAAGAGATGGAGAAGCGAGAAGGCGACAGAGAGCGGCAAATTCGCAGACTCCGTCGCGAGACTGCTCGCTTCAGCTCAACTACTGGCTTGGTGGGCGGCGTGCCATTCTCTGGATTTGGCAACGTGGTGGAAGCTCCGGAAGAAGAACGTATGGGCAGAGGCGAGCGGTCCAAGAAGAAGCGTCGCTTCCGCAGTCTGAGCCCGATAGGCCGATCTGGAACCCCTGGTGGACGCGGAACGCCAGACGTGGGATCCGGATATGGTGCAGGCAGCGGCTTGACTGACACGGAGCGCTTATCTTGGAGATGCTGGCACTGCTGTCTCTGGGGTTCAAGTGTGTGGGCGGTGAGACCTGGACCTGCAGGACCACGGGTAAGTTCCCAATCTGGTAATGAAGAAGGCATGTGGGCTAACAGGAAAACAGTCACTATGCCAAAACTGTGGATTGCTGTACGAGCGGGATGGCAAGCTGCCCCGCCAAACGAAGAATATGCATTTGACGGTCATCCGAACGGCTTGAGAGAACAAGATGGAGCTTCTCACTTGTCATTTCGTGAGCGACGACGTCGGTACTATTTTGCAAACAGGACGAAAGCGAGGAGACGAGAGAAAGAGCATGATCCGGTGTGAAGGACGCATCGGATGGTCCAGGAGGAGAACTGTGCGCTGTGGACCAGTTCTTTGTGTACATGATGcgcaggcggcggcggttcTGGCAGGCAGGCGTTTTACTGGGGATAATCTGGCCCTGGCCTACTGGGCAGGGCAGTCAAAGGAGTCCGGCTGCGAGCAGGGTTGTGCGATATTCCAGTTGTTTTCGGGCTAATTACGGTCGAGGTGTCCCTTTGTCGTACGGGGAAGTACTGTAGACTATGTGTAGAGATCCAATATACACACAGACAAGCATCGTTTGGGCCATCATTCCAGGCAAGGTTGAGTACGTTGATAAACGACGATGAGATGATATTGTCAGTAGAGGGGCATCTCGAAACTGGAGTAAGGGTACTGTGTGTATTTGACTGTATGAGAAACCGCTTAACACAGTCCCCTCACTCACTCAAACATTTGAATCTTCTGATCTCTCAAATACCCTCAGCTATCATTCTTCATCTTACAAGAAACACGTGAAGGCCGCTCATCTTCCCGACAACCGCCCGTCATTCCGAACTCATTTCCGAATTTTCCAAAGCAGTACAATCGGACGAATACCCGCGGCCAGCGACAGGCCACATGTTTCCCTGCTCAACGGCCAGCGAGTGCGACGTCGTGGCAAAGGAAATGGCCAGAGATGCCGAATCGGGACGAGAAAAACCACGGAGCTCGACCACCGTCAGCCTCCGCAATTTCTCCCACAGAAAAACTTGACGCTTTCCCCTTGTCGGCATGTCATGTCACCGGGTAAACCCTTTGATGGGGTAAGGTAGAGTTAGAGTTaggctcttcttcttcctctctccCGTCGATTCCCTAACGCGTGTCCTCCCTCTGCTCTCAAACTAGGTACTACGTGGAGATACCAAGTGGCTAAACAGCCCTCCTCTCGCTCGCCCCTGGTTTGCCGACTCGGAGACGAGTCACTGGGATTTCTCCGGGCGGTACCTGACTTCCAGGCTGGCCTGTGAGGCGGCATCGCCTCGCCCTGGCCCGTCACTTTCCAATCTGCGCGTATCACAGATCTGTGAAGGGCGTgtagtggtggtggtagtgGGGGGAAGTGGCTGCTCGCTTCTGCGCCTATGCCGAAGGGGTGGAATCTGCGCATGGTCAAGTGACTCTGGCATCTCCACCATGGGATTGCCGCAGACAGCTGGGAATGAGAAGACTCAAACTCTTTGAGAAGGACGGCCGGCCAGCCGACAGGAGCTGACTTGAGGTTTCTGTTCTACGGACCCATTGAGCTGCGCCCGAAGGCGCTCGATACCAAGCTCGCGCTTGGCTTCCATCGCTGAAAGAGGGAAACGAGAGTCAGCTATCGCGCGTCGTTGTGCTGGGCACCGCCCGACATTCGCGGTGGTTCCAGGTTCCGTTGGATATGTTCGGACTCGATCTGACTCGTTGGCGATAAGCGGATCTACCAGCCTTTCGCTCGCCTTCATCAGATGAGACATGCTTGCGTTCATCGGATGTTAACGACGTTCATCCCGTCATCGTTCGCTCCAAAGAGGCGAACTACGATATTACCAGCCACACCACCCATCAAATACGCGAGTGAAAGGGTCTCTGTCGCATCCCGCTCCTTTCCGGCTTCAGTTCGATGCTGTCCCATATTGCGGCGGCCCGGCTGGTGCCGACGATGACGGGTTGCGAAGGGGAAGGGTTTCATGTTCCTGAGCTCTTGAGGCCAACCGCATGGAAGTCCAGGAAGACGGGCCCGAGATCGAAGGAGGGCTATTCATCTATGTATGCTACCTCACGATAGATTGCGTGTGCAGTCTGTGTGTTGTGTGCCTACGATACGGCACCTCTTACAAGCGCTCACGGCTCTCGTTCCCTTTGTTGCCGGCCAGCCCAGCTTGTCGGCTCAGCATCCGGGGGGGCTCTTCGTCAAGCTGTCGTGAGACTTCCAGGAATAGCTAATGCCGCCCCACGAGGCTCATTGTCTCGGCTTCGAAGGTGTTCGTGTCCCGATAGCTCCAAGGCGGTGCTCCATAAGGCAGAATGCTTGCCTAAGCATGCTGCTACGCACGGAGTGGCTCTCGATTCGGATGTACGCAAGGGGAAAAGAGCTCATCAGTACCTGACTTCTTGCAGCCATCTCACTACGGCACAGCGAAGATCCCTCAGATCTATCTTCGCTTGAGGTACTCCGGAAACCCATGCTCCAGGGGCGGATGCCCTTCGCCTACCAAGGCCTCATCGCTTGTGAAGCTATTATCGGCGAGGTTCTAGACGATCAGAGTGAGATGGTCGTTTAAAGGACGACGTTGAATTTGTCGCGGCTATTAATGCTGATCACCACCACATCCGGTGAACGCTCTGGACCTTTGCCACGGCTTGCTACACTGGGAGGCTGAGCTCAAGCTTCTCAAGCTTTTTGGCCTCTTGGTCGCCCAGAAAGTTTAGTTCTCTGGTCATCACGGGTAAATTCAAAAGCCTCTTGGCAAGTTGCGACGTGGGGCCGTTGCCTCTCTAGGCAGTAGAGGCACTTTCTTGCTCAACGTCGGAACCGCGTGTCGTTGAGTGACATCGCACCGTGATGAACTCCAAGAAAGGGTTTCCTACAATATCTGTACCGCAAGACCGAAGTACCGCAGTCTCTTCTGTCATGTACACTCAGATTCAAGGTACAGACACGCACACCTGCAGAGAGGCAACGTGACCAGTCAGTCATAAGTGGTGTGGTGGCAGGCCCTGCTCTTAACGCATGCAATATGGGACAGCACCTCCCGCCTCCAAATTGAATCAGGGCTCCATTGAATCTCGCCCCAATTTGTTTCTGAACCCATCGGTCTGGTAGGCATTGATTGCCATTGATTGAAAGCGTTGATCAATTAATCAAGTACGTAAAGTTTAGAGAGCCAAGCTGGGCCCAGCATATTGGCAACACAGAGCCGCTTCGCTTGTCGAAAGAGCTTGACGACATCAATGTTCAAAGACGAAACTCTCGTCAACGACGTGTCTGAACACCACGGAGATTCGACCCTTGCTGTAGTCCCAGAGAATTAAAAATGTGGCGTTCTCTCTCCGCACAAGCAAGGAACAGAGCGGGCGCGTGGCAGTCAGTGCCGGATGGCTAATAGGGTTATGCGGGGAGAAGGTTCTCTCTTCTCGCTCATGATGTGCAAACGCAAAAGTCGGGGAGCCTGGGGGCGGGCGATCCCTGCAAACTGCGGGGAGCGAGATGCCTAAAACAACTCTTCGCGTATCTCTAATTCTGTTATCAGTCGAATCATTAGAAGGGGGCTCGAAGCCGTAGcctcaaggtaaggtacttcTCAAGAGGGTGTGAAGAAGATGtgtgtgagagtgagaggtgAGGCTTTCGCTCAAAATCACTCAAGTGAAGTCAAACTGGCAATGTACCAAAGTCTGGCGGGATCTTCGGGAAGCCATGAAGATCACGAGGGATGCACAattctctttctttctcaTGCTAGATGATCCCGGTTATGCCATCTCACGATATCGGCCTCCCACTTcgtcaaaaaaaaaaaatcctacAATTTTCTTTTGTGACGATTCGAGGCGCGTAGTACTCGGCGGAAGGCCTCCGTGCTGTGCGCAGGGGTAAGAAAAGTGCTCCAATGAGGAAAGCCGCGGGGACAGGTCCGCATTGGGACGAGAAACTTACCACCACCTCAACTCACctcatctctctctctctcacacacacaTGGCACTCATGTTCTATGCGACCCGGTTCTCCGTAGTGAGAATGGGATGGGTGAGTGTGTGACCAGCCGCATGGCCGGATGTGACATCGTGTCATTTCTCTCCCTGGTTCGGGACTGAGGGCGAGAACATGCGAGCCCACGTATATGGGCTTAACACACCTTATGCTGGCAAGCGGGTGAAATGAGTGAGTTGCCGCTCATACATTCTTCGTCTCGGTTCCGACTACTATGAGCATCCTCATTACTACTACTCTTATTCTTTCGGTTCTTTGCTTTCTACTGATTcaattagtaatactttccCATAAGCTTAGGAGAGGAGAATAGTGAAGGTAGGTGTAATAGAAAAGAGTGTTGCTCATGTGTTGGCCGGCATACTCTCTGGTCACCCACTCGGCTAGGTCTTGTCTGTACCTTGCGGCTTACCCCAAGTTTGAAAGAAAAGCGGTGCAGTTTCTCCAATTGCCTATTCGGGCAAGCAAAGCACAAACTTTGGGTTGACGACGACGCATCGTGGGAGCCGTGGTTCCTGGCACTTACATGCGCTACCCCCCTCCCGCTTCCATGCTCCATACCACCTAGGCTGCCAAGCCTAAGCCAATGTGTGTAAGTCTACCCCTTGAATATGGTCAGTTCAACTACAGCTGGTACCTTGGCTCCAGATCTTTTGCGGCCCGGATGCCGTGAGCTCCTTCGGATCCTCGCTTCCTCATCGCTAGGCTAGTCGATCATGGGGTTGGACGTCACATCGAACCAAGCTTGAAGAGTGGAACGCGGCTGTACAAGAGGCGAAAGACTCGGAATCCGACGGCAAAGTATCATCAAAGACTATCGAGATATCCCTATATAAGTTCATCGAAACTCCTCATCCAGAAAATCCCATTCCCTATCCCTCTCATCCTCATCCCCAAACACCCTTCCCTCCCTCAACACCGCCACAGTCCAAGCATTCAAGATGCAGACCAAGTTCGCcgccctcctcgccctcgcgGCCGCCGCCCGCGCCCAGCAGGCTTGTACCTCTCAAGCCGAGACCCACCCCGCCCTCACCTGGCAAAAGTGCGCCGCCGGAGGCACCTGCACCAACGTCGCCGGCTCCGTGGTCCTCGACTCCAACTGGCGATGGGCGCACACCGTCGAGGGCTCGACAAACTGCTACACCGGCAACACGTGGAACGACACTCTCTGCGCGAGCGGACAGGGCTCCGCCTGCGCGACAAAGTGCTGTGTTGACGGCGCGGATTACCCGGGCACCTACGGCATCACGACCAGCGGCAACGAGCTTAACCTCAAGTTCGTGACTACGCACGCCTACGGAAAGAACATTGGTAGCCGTGTCTACCTCATGGAGAGCGACACAAAGTACCAATCGTTCGTGCTCTTAGGTGAATCGAGCCCCGTGATCTTCATGTTTCGAGATGCTTCAAGGAAAACTAACTTTTGACTAGGCAATGAGTTCACCTTTGACGTCGACGTCTCCAACATTGACTGCGGCTTGAACGGCGCTCTGTACTTCGTCTCCATGGACCTCGACGGTGGTCTTTCCAAGTTCACTACCAACAAGGCCGGCGCCAAGTACGGTACCGGATACTGCGACTCGCAGTGCCCCCGCGATGTCAAGTTCATCAACGGTGTTGTAAGTCACAACTCCTACTTTCAAACGCATATATCAAAAGCTCACAAGCAAACTCCAGGCCAACGTCGACGGTTGGAACCCTTCCAGCAACGATGCCAACGGTGGTGTCGGTAACCTTGGTGCTTGCTGCGCTGAGATGGATATCTGGGGTAAGTCTCATCCTCTACTTTAGTCCAACACATCAACATGAACAAACAACTAACAACCAAAACAACAGAGGCAAACAAGATCTCCACGGCCTACACCCCTCACCCCTGCCAAAACAGCGCCTACCACTCCTGCACAGGCAACGCCTGCGGCGGAACCTACTCCACCGACCGCTACGCCGGCGACTGCGACCCGGACGGATGCGACTTCAACTCCTACCGCCAGGGCAACAAGCTCTTCTACGGCCCCGGCTCCGGCTTCACCCTCGACACCACCAAGAAGCTCTCCATCGTCACCCAGTTCATCAAGGGCTCCGACGGCGTCCTCTCCGAGATCAAGCGCTTCTACGTCCAAAACGGCAACGTCGTCCCCAACTCCGAGTCCACCATCGCCTCGAACCCGGGTAACTCCCTCACCACCGACTTCTGCACCAAGCAGAAGCTCGCCTTTGGCGACACCGACGTCTTCAAGGCAAAGGGCGGCTTCGCGAAAATGTCCGAGGCCGTCGCCGCGCCCATGGTCCTCGTCCTGTCCCTCTGGGACGACCACTACGCCAACATGCTCTGGCTGGACTCGACCTACCCCGTCGACGGCGCGGGCAAGCCCGGCGCCGAGCGCGGCTCGTGCCCGACTACCTCGGGCGTCCCCGCCGACATCGAGGCCAACGTCCCCAACTCCAACGTCAAGTTCTCCAACATCAAGTTCGGCCCCATCAACTCCACCTTCGCCTCGGGCTCCGTCGTTAACCCCCCCGGAACCGGCACGACCACCACCTCTGCGCGCCCCAGCACCATCACCACTTCCGTGCGTACGTCGTCTACCGCGCCCGCTACCGGCACCGTCGCCAAGTACGGGCAGTGCGGTGGCCAAGGATGGACTGGTGCCACTGCTTGCGTTTCTGGCAGCACCTGCACCGTCGTCAACCAGTGGTACAGCCAATGTCTCTAGATGGCTCTTGAAGACGGGTTGCCCTTTGCGGTAGCCTTCCCGATTAAAGTGACGAGTTGAAAGATTGGGATACAACGGGGATATAAAGGGAAGCATATGTGGAAGGGATAAAAAGGAGGGTGCGGAACTCGACGAAAGCTTCCCCTCCTGTTTCGCATTGTTTGCATTTCTCTTGAAGTTTTCCGAAACGAAGAACACATATTTCATGTACATATTCTCCACCATTTTCTCACATACCGGGCGTGCTTCTCGCGCCTggcgtataagtatataaatcaGATCATTCGCTTACTAAATTCCTGTTCCTGAAGTGCTTTGAAA from the Colletotrichum lupini chromosome 3, complete sequence genome contains:
- a CDS encoding snf5/smarcb1/ini1 — translated: MDARPKPQAFLSTYAPRIRAYNNSLLTPNVASAPTTTNSRVTKRGTTIINYAEDGYDEIDDDEDSGRRRPTGLRSLRRQDDSAISQDLLDKAGKDTDEPVEVQGIWRDWFGKGRQVRNDQQNSAQADLPLTLIPIRIELDIPSFLPQVAFPSAPHTVDTSLPQYRAQEMTPPYRLRDTFLWNLHETVITTEQFAQTYVQDLDLPNRHNLMLDIARQIRTQLEEYAGVALHPLFHAQSQNSGTNDATKSNSMINQDETPTPAAVISRSDTPMLNGGIGTPSRVKDATSAPDVTAHASPIPVDSDDYDHDDAYRCIVTLNINLQSALYTDKFEWSLLHPPGMPEAFASQTCQDLGLTGEWVPAVTHSIYEAVLRLKKEACEAGGLVMGWNGVREFPNDATAGADAGWRYDPENLADPWEPKVEILSKEEMEKREGDRERQIRRLRRETARFSSTTGLVGGVPFSGFGNVVEAPEEERMGRGERSKKKRRFRSLSPIGRSGTPGGRGTPDVGSGYGAGSGLTDTERLSWRCWHCCLWGSSVWAVRPGPAGPRSLCQNCGLLYERDGKLPRQTKNMHLTVIRTA
- a CDS encoding glycosyl hydrolase family 7 — translated: MQTKFAALLALAAAARAQQACTSQAETHPALTWQKCAAGGTCTNVAGSVVLDSNWRWAHTVEGSTNCYTGNTWNDTLCASGQGSACATKCCVDGADYPGTYGITTSGNELNLKFVTTHAYGKNIGSRVYLMESDTKYQSFVLLGNEFTFDVDVSNIDCGLNGALYFVSMDLDGGLSKFTTNKAGAKYGTGYCDSQCPRDVKFINGVANVDGWNPSSNDANGGVGNLGACCAEMDIWEANKISTAYTPHPCQNSAYHSCTGNACGGTYSTDRYAGDCDPDGCDFNSYRQGNKLFYGPGSGFTLDTTKKLSIVTQFIKGSDGVLSEIKRFYVQNGNVVPNSESTIASNPGNSLTTDFCTKQKLAFGDTDVFKAKGGFAKMSEAVAAPMVLVLSLWDDHYANMLWLDSTYPVDGAGKPGAERGSCPTTSGVPADIEANVPNSNVKFSNIKFGPINSTFASGSVVNPPGTGTTTTSARPSTITTSVRTSSTAPATGTVAKYGQCGGQGWTGATACVSGSTCTVVNQWYSQCL